A part of Corynebacterium lactis RW2-5 genomic DNA contains:
- a CDS encoding EamA family transporter, which yields MSRENIQGPLLRGVNRFLTLPVAPVVLVLIGSIGTQAAAVLVTDMLSTVGAPGVSGLRMTAAAVIMVALFRPKLTGMTRARVINIVVYGIAMGMMSMMIYEAIARLPQGVAVTIDFLGPCVVSFLGLKMWRSRLWAIAAFVGVALIAQPSNDLDIVGIGYAAVGAIFFGTYTLFSARMGNTEGGGMSDLALSVVVAAVVLAPFSVPAAPLVDGSMWGIIVISGFIGAVVPYVMDTIAAGIVSAAVVGTLFALDPVIGAILGWAFSGDQVTWSMAVGIVLIAAAGAIITWRGAKEARAVSADALG from the coding sequence GTGTCGCGCGAGAATATCCAGGGGCCATTGCTGCGGGGTGTGAACAGGTTTCTCACCTTGCCGGTGGCCCCTGTCGTTTTGGTTCTGATCGGATCAATCGGAACCCAGGCCGCGGCCGTGCTGGTCACGGATATGCTCTCCACGGTCGGTGCGCCGGGTGTATCGGGCCTGCGTATGACCGCCGCCGCCGTGATTATGGTGGCGCTATTCCGCCCGAAGCTAACCGGCATGACCCGCGCCCGAGTCATCAACATCGTGGTCTATGGCATCGCCATGGGCATGATGAGCATGATGATTTACGAGGCCATTGCGCGTCTGCCCCAGGGCGTTGCCGTCACCATCGACTTTCTCGGCCCCTGCGTCGTGTCCTTCCTGGGCTTGAAGATGTGGCGCTCCCGACTGTGGGCCATCGCCGCATTTGTCGGAGTGGCTCTAATCGCGCAGCCCTCTAATGACCTTGACATTGTAGGCATTGGTTACGCAGCCGTCGGTGCGATTTTCTTCGGCACCTACACGCTCTTTTCCGCCCGTATGGGCAACACTGAGGGAGGAGGCATGTCCGACCTAGCACTGTCTGTGGTTGTTGCCGCGGTAGTACTCGCGCCTTTCTCCGTCCCCGCTGCACCGCTTGTCGACGGCTCAATGTGGGGCATCATCGTCATCTCTGGCTTCATTGGCGCCGTTGTTCCTTACGTTATGGACACCATCGCCGCTGGAATTGTGTCGGCGGCGGTCGTCGGCACGCTCTTCGCCCTGGACCCGGTGATAGGCGCGATCTTGGGCTGGGCGTTTTCGGGGGACCAGGTCACATGGTCTATGGCAGTGGGCATCGTACTCATCGCGGCGGCTGGCGCAATTATCACCTGGAGGGGAGCGAAAGAAGCCCGCGCGGTGTCGGCCGATGCGCTAGGTTAG
- the glf gene encoding UDP-galactopyranose mutase, producing the protein MAKSLDEVKAKEYDLIVVGSGLFGLTVAERTASQLGKRVLIVERRGHIGGNAYSEAEPETGIEVHKYGAHLFHTSNKRVWDYVNQFTDFTDYQHRVFAMYKGTAYQFPMGLGLINQFFGKYYTPDEARQLIKDQTDGLDPRQARNLEEKAISLIGRPLYEAFVKHYTAKQWQTDPKNLPAGNITRLPVRYTFNNRYFNDTYEGLPVDGYTAWLEKMASADKIDVVVDTDWFDVRENLRAASPEAPVVYTGPLDLYFDYAEGDLGWRTLDFEMEVLNTGDFQGTSVMNYNDAEVPYTRIHEFRHFHPEREYVKDKTVIVKEYSRFANKGDEVYYPINTPEDRERLEAYRKLAAAEARDNKVLFGGRLGTYQYLDMHMAIGSALSMYDNKIAPFFNEGVAIEQERGH; encoded by the coding sequence GTGGCCAAGTCCCTCGACGAAGTCAAGGCGAAGGAATACGACCTCATTGTCGTGGGCTCCGGTCTGTTTGGTCTGACCGTAGCTGAGCGCACCGCTTCCCAGCTGGGCAAGCGCGTCCTGATCGTGGAGCGTCGCGGCCACATCGGCGGCAACGCCTACTCCGAGGCTGAGCCGGAGACCGGCATTGAGGTGCACAAATACGGTGCGCACCTATTCCACACCTCTAACAAGAGGGTGTGGGACTACGTCAATCAGTTCACCGACTTCACCGACTACCAGCACCGCGTATTCGCGATGTACAAGGGCACCGCGTATCAGTTCCCAATGGGGCTCGGCCTGATTAACCAGTTCTTCGGCAAGTACTACACCCCGGATGAGGCCCGCCAGCTGATTAAGGACCAGACCGACGGTTTGGATCCGCGTCAGGCGAGAAACCTTGAGGAAAAAGCAATCTCCTTGATTGGTCGGCCGCTCTACGAGGCGTTTGTTAAGCATTACACCGCCAAGCAGTGGCAGACTGACCCGAAGAACCTGCCGGCCGGCAATATCACTCGCCTGCCTGTGCGCTACACCTTTAATAACCGCTACTTCAATGACACCTACGAGGGTCTGCCTGTCGACGGCTACACCGCGTGGCTGGAGAAGATGGCTAGCGCGGATAAAATCGACGTCGTCGTTGACACCGACTGGTTCGACGTCCGCGAAAATCTACGCGCGGCCTCCCCGGAGGCTCCAGTTGTCTACACCGGCCCGCTGGATCTCTACTTCGACTACGCCGAGGGCGACCTGGGCTGGCGCACCCTCGACTTCGAGATGGAAGTGCTGAACACCGGCGACTTCCAGGGCACCTCCGTGATGAACTACAACGATGCCGAGGTTCCCTACACCCGCATCCACGAGTTCCGTCACTTCCACCCGGAGCGCGAGTACGTCAAGGACAAGACCGTCATTGTGAAGGAGTACTCCCGCTTCGCAAACAAGGGCGACGAAGTCTACTACCCGATTAACACCCCGGAGGACCGCGAGCGCCTGGAGGCCTACCGCAAGCTCGCCGCAGCAGAGGCCCGCGACAACAAGGTCCTCTTCGGCGGCCGCCTGGGTACCTACCAGTACTTGGACATGCACATGGCCATCGGCTCCGCGCTGTCCATGTACGACAACAAGATTGCGCCGTTCTTCAACGAGGGCGTCGCCATCGAACAGGAGCGCGGGCACTAG
- a CDS encoding N-acetylmuramoyl-L-alanine amidase, with the protein MPTRRRITAPSMGRRTFLYGLAATAAAAPLASWGIRQAPTLVESSGAAPIAARLSTAPLADSVTMLIDDAAVGTQSIADALHPLRGFVKDITRDEPFSQFALTWPGELNLELYVRAEREDGTFGPWFHADSHGPMGGNTNASGTELLFIEPTRRVQVSTMGLNLLEGLDPSGIVGLDRLDLKTLGQNLEGLLTGAAAQALNSVEAVFVDGLAQPGDAITPIAYDSPIAGAPKVISRAGWGADESIRGLDPSSYSTFKGSTIHHTAGSNNYTESQAAGVVRGIYAYHAKTLGWGDVGYNALVDKFGNIYEGRYGGLDKNIEGAHAGGFNDGTFGISVLGNYDQQPIPAAAVAALGEMVGWRMKVAGVDPMSTATLTSAGFSRARYSAGESVSLPAIFGHRDTGYTSCPGNLGYQQMDDIRAAAKAKFDGGSVAPAPGEDSGNGTAAESSDASATPNAADTTGTAAETSAVPQPAEAIQQFITEGLPANPTQVAQAFFAPQS; encoded by the coding sequence GTGCCAACTCGCCGTCGCATCACTGCCCCGTCGATGGGCCGCCGCACCTTCCTCTACGGCCTCGCCGCCACCGCCGCAGCAGCGCCGCTCGCATCATGGGGAATCCGCCAGGCTCCTACACTGGTCGAGTCCTCCGGCGCCGCACCGATCGCCGCCCGTCTGTCCACCGCTCCGCTGGCTGACTCCGTGACCATGCTTATCGACGACGCTGCCGTCGGCACGCAGTCGATCGCGGATGCACTGCACCCGCTGCGTGGCTTCGTCAAGGACATCACCCGCGACGAGCCCTTCTCCCAGTTCGCGCTGACCTGGCCGGGCGAGCTGAATCTGGAGCTCTACGTCCGCGCCGAGCGGGAAGACGGAACCTTCGGCCCGTGGTTCCACGCCGACTCCCACGGCCCGATGGGCGGAAACACCAACGCGTCCGGCACCGAGCTGCTCTTCATCGAGCCGACCCGCCGCGTGCAGGTCTCCACGATGGGGCTGAACCTCCTGGAGGGCCTTGACCCCAGCGGCATCGTCGGCCTGGACCGGCTCGACCTGAAGACCCTCGGCCAGAACCTCGAGGGACTGCTCACGGGTGCCGCCGCGCAGGCCCTGAACTCCGTCGAGGCTGTCTTCGTCGACGGCCTCGCGCAGCCAGGTGACGCCATCACTCCGATCGCCTACGATTCCCCAATCGCCGGCGCACCGAAGGTTATTTCCCGCGCTGGCTGGGGCGCCGATGAGTCCATCCGCGGCCTGGATCCGTCGTCGTACAGCACCTTCAAGGGCTCGACGATTCACCACACCGCGGGTTCGAACAACTACACCGAGTCCCAGGCTGCGGGCGTCGTCCGTGGCATCTACGCATACCATGCGAAAACCCTCGGCTGGGGCGACGTGGGATACAACGCCCTGGTCGACAAGTTCGGCAACATCTACGAGGGCCGCTACGGAGGACTGGACAAGAACATCGAGGGCGCGCACGCCGGCGGATTCAACGACGGCACCTTCGGCATCTCCGTCCTGGGCAACTACGACCAGCAACCCATCCCGGCCGCTGCCGTCGCAGCACTCGGCGAAATGGTCGGTTGGCGCATGAAGGTCGCCGGCGTGGATCCGATGTCCACCGCCACCCTCACCAGCGCCGGGTTCTCCCGCGCCCGCTACTCCGCAGGCGAGTCCGTGTCCCTGCCCGCAATCTTCGGACACCGCGACACCGGCTACACCTCCTGCCCAGGCAACCTCGGCTACCAGCAGATGGACGACATCCGCGCCGCCGCAAAGGCCAAATTCGACGGCGGTTCCGTTGCCCCGGCTCCGGGTGAGGACTCAGGAAACGGCACCGCCGCGGAGTCTTCCGATGCGTCGGCTACTCCGAATGCAGCCGACACCACCGGCACCGCGGCGGAAACATCTGCCGTACCGCAGCCCGCCGAAGCCATCCAGCAGTTCATCACCGAAGGCCTGCCGGCCAACCCGACTCAGGTCGCACAGGCTTTCTTCGCCCCTCAGAGCTAA
- a CDS encoding N-acetylmuramoyl-L-alanine amidase: MFSRFSRRRINRRANAKKSLVLTSVAALAATPVLAIGAGKAFELVQDGGSGPVDAAVKTVSLAKSASVLVEDAAIATQGLIDDVHPNRGVVKEITSDTEFSQFALTWHGSADVASFVRAQRADGTWSDWFEADPEYPAEGNGNGLNGTELVFIEPTKRVQVSTHGFNIFGPGSGVNFEDIEGADKLDLSKLDINVGDVSHDGSPSAPKAAGEAAKKATEKVGEAAKAVGETVESFYQQTPDAAPEDAQDDPAAPKETGTVVPSAGDSPSAPVKWADITPVADELPLDQVDAVLIDGQAAASAIDPIVDAKNVTGMPKVITRAGWGANESQRCQGPDYDDKLVGATVHHTAGSNNYTQAQAAGIVRGIYQYHAQTLGWCDIGYNALVDKFGNIYEGRYGGLDKNVQGAHAGGFNTGTFGISMMGNYTSVAPSQAMINAVGNMIGWRLKVAGIKPKGSMQMTSGGTNYSKYAYGTQVTLPHIFAHRDVGNTTCPGDAGYAQMDSIRNIAEKKFNNLASGNTENKSPTGESNLQVPKDKLEEIAKGVGIDTDTVSNNSSEKNEKKSSSASSSSSSSTSTTSSAEPTSKSASSSANSSATTSSGASAADNEPSASGSASEGTSGSSEPTTSADYALDYISGARSMLASALGMLGAPGLGSTADAVLEAVGRSVENGPSIADLPILVEKIISINEQNDLAAEWRKVSEELGSVLGYAMSGIQNGATVSNGDGKADPLRYVKFSNGVITDSETTGTHAIWGKIADEWAKQGFEIGKLGAPTSTQTVDGNTERAEFQNGTITLDRSTGETKTELK; this comes from the coding sequence GTGTTTAGTCGGTTCAGTCGCCGCCGCATCAATCGTCGCGCAAACGCAAAGAAGTCACTGGTGCTGACCTCTGTGGCCGCGCTCGCCGCAACGCCAGTCCTGGCAATCGGTGCGGGCAAGGCCTTCGAGCTCGTCCAGGACGGTGGCTCCGGCCCCGTTGACGCAGCCGTGAAGACCGTCTCGCTGGCGAAGAGCGCCTCCGTCCTCGTCGAGGACGCGGCAATCGCCACGCAGGGCCTCATCGACGACGTCCACCCGAACCGCGGAGTGGTCAAGGAGATCACTTCCGATACGGAGTTCTCCCAGTTCGCCCTGACCTGGCACGGAAGCGCCGACGTCGCCAGCTTCGTCCGCGCCCAGCGCGCCGACGGCACCTGGTCCGACTGGTTTGAGGCCGACCCCGAGTACCCCGCCGAGGGCAACGGCAACGGCCTAAACGGCACCGAGCTCGTATTCATCGAGCCCACCAAGCGCGTCCAGGTCTCCACCCACGGCTTCAACATCTTCGGCCCCGGCTCCGGTGTGAATTTCGAGGACATTGAGGGTGCCGACAAGCTGGACCTGTCCAAGCTCGACATCAACGTCGGCGACGTCTCCCACGATGGATCTCCGTCCGCCCCGAAGGCAGCCGGAGAGGCCGCAAAGAAGGCAACCGAAAAGGTCGGCGAGGCGGCCAAGGCCGTCGGTGAAACCGTCGAGAGTTTCTACCAGCAGACCCCGGATGCCGCTCCCGAGGACGCCCAGGACGACCCCGCCGCACCGAAGGAGACCGGCACCGTGGTGCCGTCGGCAGGCGACTCCCCTTCGGCCCCCGTGAAGTGGGCAGACATCACCCCGGTCGCCGATGAGCTGCCGCTCGACCAGGTCGACGCAGTGCTTATCGACGGCCAGGCCGCGGCATCGGCAATCGACCCGATCGTGGACGCCAAGAACGTCACCGGTATGCCCAAGGTGATCACCCGCGCAGGTTGGGGTGCCAACGAGTCCCAACGCTGCCAGGGTCCTGACTACGACGATAAGCTGGTCGGCGCGACCGTTCACCACACGGCGGGCTCGAACAATTACACGCAGGCGCAGGCCGCCGGCATTGTCCGCGGCATCTACCAGTACCACGCGCAGACTCTGGGCTGGTGCGATATCGGATACAACGCCCTGGTCGACAAGTTCGGCAACATCTACGAGGGCCGCTACGGCGGGTTGGACAAGAACGTCCAGGGCGCTCACGCCGGTGGCTTCAACACCGGAACCTTCGGCATCTCGATGATGGGTAACTACACCTCCGTGGCCCCGAGCCAGGCGATGATTAACGCCGTCGGCAACATGATTGGTTGGCGCTTGAAGGTCGCCGGAATCAAGCCAAAGGGCTCGATGCAGATGACCTCCGGCGGCACGAACTACTCCAAATACGCCTACGGCACCCAGGTGACCTTGCCACACATTTTCGCGCACCGCGACGTCGGCAACACCACCTGCCCGGGTGATGCCGGATACGCCCAGATGGACTCTATCCGCAATATCGCGGAGAAGAAGTTCAACAACCTGGCCAGCGGAAATACCGAGAACAAGAGCCCGACCGGCGAGAGCAACCTGCAGGTTCCGAAGGACAAGCTCGAGGAGATCGCCAAGGGTGTCGGCATCGACACCGACACGGTGAGCAACAACTCTTCCGAGAAGAATGAGAAGAAGTCTTCTTCCGCATCGTCATCGTCGTCCTCTTCGACCTCGACCACTTCCTCCGCCGAGCCCACCAGCAAGAGCGCTAGCAGCTCGGCTAACAGCTCGGCCACGACTAGCTCGGGCGCGTCGGCAGCTGACAACGAGCCGTCGGCAAGCGGAAGTGCGAGCGAAGGCACAAGCGGAAGCTCCGAGCCGACCACAAGCGCGGACTACGCCCTGGACTACATCTCCGGAGCGCGCTCGATGCTCGCCTCCGCGCTAGGCATGCTCGGCGCACCGGGCCTCGGCTCAACCGCGGATGCTGTCCTCGAGGCTGTCGGACGCAGCGTTGAAAACGGCCCGTCCATCGCTGACCTGCCGATTCTGGTGGAGAAGATCATCTCGATCAACGAGCAGAACGACCTGGCCGCGGAATGGCGCAAGGTCTCCGAGGAGCTCGGCTCCGTACTCGGATATGCGATGTCCGGCATCCAGAACGGCGCGACCGTGTCCAACGGCGACGGCAAGGCGGATCCGCTGCGCTACGTGAAGTTCTCCAACGGTGTCATCACCGATTCCGAAACCACCGGAACCCACGCTATCTGGGGCAAGATTGCCGACGAGTGGGCGAAGCAGGGCTTCGAGATTGGCAAGCTGGGCGCACCGACTTCGACACAGACCGTCGATGGAAACACCGAGCGCGCTGAATTCCAAAACGGAACAATTACGCTAGACCGCAGCACAGGAGAGACCAAAACTGAGCTGAAGTAG
- a CDS encoding DUF1266 domain-containing protein — MAVTTKPAKFQSEVFEVFSWSTMDPDPDQVRRSSFGLPYRDDNPIDAPAKLHPLFQDELKQILRSAWGVNNADDARRIVERILGPGMHTPIFDAFLQLGEEFVRFHQSSALVGESEKLLNNHILFLEQLFSANGIPPTDAAEYKKWIELRLNPAFTAVLPPTVPQTTRAWDLLRIEAFAGRSVSCGWMEPDEYEDIAARTVRELQASFATWSDVARSFWWGRAMWLCDEIQDIPAELCQFNKILTAALNDKKSPWVRVPLHPDADELEAKI; from the coding sequence ATGGCAGTGACTACCAAACCGGCAAAATTCCAATCCGAAGTCTTCGAGGTTTTTTCGTGGTCCACAATGGATCCTGACCCGGATCAAGTGCGCCGGTCGAGTTTCGGCCTGCCGTACCGAGATGACAATCCTATTGATGCTCCAGCGAAACTTCATCCGCTATTTCAGGATGAATTGAAACAAATTTTGCGCTCTGCCTGGGGAGTCAACAATGCCGATGATGCCCGGCGAATTGTTGAAAGAATCCTAGGTCCGGGGATGCACACCCCGATTTTTGACGCTTTTCTCCAGCTAGGCGAGGAATTCGTTCGATTCCACCAGTCCAGCGCGTTGGTAGGCGAATCCGAAAAGCTTCTCAACAACCACATACTGTTCCTCGAACAGCTTTTCAGCGCCAATGGCATCCCGCCTACGGATGCGGCCGAATACAAAAAGTGGATTGAGCTGCGCCTCAATCCGGCTTTCACTGCTGTCCTTCCACCTACTGTTCCGCAGACCACTAGAGCATGGGATCTTCTCCGCATTGAAGCTTTCGCAGGACGCTCGGTGTCCTGTGGTTGGATGGAACCCGACGAATACGAAGACATTGCCGCTCGCACGGTCCGCGAACTTCAGGCGTCCTTTGCAACCTGGTCAGATGTCGCACGCAGCTTTTGGTGGGGTCGCGCCATGTGGCTTTGTGATGAAATCCAGGACATCCCTGCCGAGCTCTGCCAATTCAACAAGATTCTCACTGCAGCGCTCAATGACAAGAAGTCCCCGTGGGTTCGAGTCCCTCTGCATCCAGACGCTGACGAGCTTGAAGCAAAGATTTAG
- a CDS encoding Cof-type HAD-IIB family hydrolase: MTESGLELSRLETLRPLLVASDIDGTFINSRDRVTPRLREVVARMLRRGTPLVLATGRPARWLEPVLEQIPVRPLCVCANGAVIYDAGRDEVITAKTLQSETLRYVVDAAREATADVGGVGIAAERAGHSAHDAIEELFVVAPSYDHAWDSIEHGEVAEEQVLGAPATKLLLRNSGMDSAALFELVSPVIDPERAHVTYSMPDGLLEVSAPGVTKRAGLKYVADLVGAAPKDVVCFGDMPNDIEMLSWAGTGVAMGNAAEAVKQVANEITATNDDDGVAQVLERWF; encoded by the coding sequence GTGACTGAGTCCGGCTTAGAACTCTCTCGACTCGAGACGCTCCGCCCGCTGCTGGTGGCCTCGGATATCGACGGCACCTTTATCAATTCCCGCGACCGCGTCACCCCGCGCCTGCGGGAGGTAGTGGCGAGGATGCTGCGCCGCGGCACCCCGCTCGTGCTGGCGACTGGCCGCCCCGCGCGCTGGCTGGAACCCGTTTTGGAACAGATTCCCGTCCGTCCGCTGTGCGTGTGCGCCAACGGTGCGGTCATCTACGATGCTGGCCGAGACGAGGTCATCACGGCGAAAACGCTGCAGTCGGAGACGCTGCGCTATGTGGTCGACGCGGCGCGCGAGGCGACCGCGGATGTCGGTGGAGTGGGGATCGCGGCGGAGCGCGCCGGGCACTCGGCGCACGATGCCATCGAGGAACTTTTCGTCGTCGCGCCGTCCTACGATCACGCGTGGGACTCCATCGAGCACGGTGAGGTGGCCGAGGAGCAAGTTCTCGGAGCCCCGGCCACGAAGCTGCTGCTGCGCAACTCCGGTATGGATAGCGCTGCTCTCTTTGAGCTGGTCAGTCCCGTTATCGATCCCGAGCGCGCGCACGTGACCTACTCCATGCCCGACGGCCTTCTGGAGGTGTCGGCGCCGGGCGTGACCAAGCGCGCAGGGCTGAAATACGTTGCGGACCTTGTCGGAGCGGCGCCGAAGGATGTCGTTTGCTTCGGCGATATGCCGAACGATATCGAGATGCTTAGCTGGGCGGGTACCGGTGTGGCTATGGGAAACGCAGCCGAGGCCGTCAAGCAGGTGGCAAACGAAATCACCGCCACCAATGATGATGACGGTGTCGCGCAGGTTCTGGAACGCTGGTTCTAG
- a CDS encoding 1-acyl-sn-glycerol-3-phosphate acyltransferase, whose translation MFKDPVYFAVIGLARTVFFAQGLKFTITGMENVPKDSGAVVVTNHTGYMDFTYVGLPFRKFRRYVRFMAKKEIFDHPVAGPIMRSLKHIPVDRTDGSKSFEHAVRLLENDELVGIFPESTISRSFEVKNLKSGAIRMAQRTGKPILPVLIVGSQRVWTKGYPKRLGRTNTPIHMLVLPPWHPEGDPAEATEKLHQIMDEGVRRLWDEYAAAEGPLPTGAYWVPARLGGGAPTFEEAQAEDLKVEAERQRIRHLRTDLAAFAEKLRESGREFSASAREFGDQTKAQLRDATAAMSEESARARLQAKEQTSAMMAQFRQSVEQMADEVAEGAKEGAESIRAATDSIRVAFKEAYEHLEEASIASFEQTQQNVFRLIAQSKLIRDKLPQRVEKLVHGMPKTIILDYATALADDAGQIPDSTAKALLEQAEAGATIVVTHEVDQVPDLSAISAADPYEVAIEKDASPQSVTNAVAVALRELARKPGEAMLFAGRENFAEALMYVGIPAVMVDADWPLIRTADWVVDTAEHGGVAAALEILRKRFEKGDK comes from the coding sequence ATGTTTAAGGATCCCGTGTACTTCGCCGTCATCGGACTCGCCCGAACCGTGTTTTTCGCCCAAGGGCTGAAATTCACGATTACCGGCATGGAAAACGTCCCGAAGGACAGTGGCGCAGTCGTCGTGACTAACCACACGGGTTACATGGACTTCACCTACGTCGGCCTGCCGTTCCGCAAGTTCCGCCGCTACGTCCGTTTCATGGCGAAAAAGGAGATCTTCGACCACCCGGTCGCAGGTCCAATCATGCGCTCGCTCAAGCACATCCCGGTCGACCGCACCGACGGTTCGAAGTCCTTCGAGCACGCCGTCCGCCTGCTGGAAAACGATGAGCTCGTCGGTATCTTCCCGGAGTCCACAATTTCCCGCAGCTTCGAGGTCAAGAACCTCAAGTCCGGCGCAATCCGCATGGCGCAGCGCACTGGAAAGCCAATTCTGCCCGTGCTCATCGTGGGCTCCCAGCGCGTGTGGACCAAGGGATATCCGAAGCGCCTTGGCCGCACCAATACCCCAATCCACATGCTTGTTCTCCCGCCGTGGCACCCTGAGGGCGACCCTGCCGAGGCCACTGAGAAACTCCACCAGATTATGGACGAGGGCGTCCGTCGACTCTGGGACGAGTACGCCGCGGCGGAGGGGCCGCTCCCGACCGGTGCGTACTGGGTCCCGGCTCGCCTCGGCGGCGGCGCCCCGACTTTCGAGGAAGCTCAGGCCGAGGATCTCAAGGTCGAGGCCGAGCGTCAGCGCATCCGGCATCTGCGCACGGATCTCGCTGCCTTCGCTGAGAAATTGCGGGAGTCCGGTAGGGAGTTCAGCGCGTCGGCACGCGAATTCGGTGACCAGACGAAGGCGCAGCTGCGCGATGCGACGGCCGCGATGAGCGAGGAGTCGGCGCGCGCCCGCCTGCAGGCGAAGGAGCAGACCAGCGCGATGATGGCGCAGTTCCGCCAGTCGGTCGAGCAGATGGCCGACGAGGTCGCGGAGGGAGCGAAAGAGGGCGCGGAGTCCATCCGCGCGGCGACCGATTCCATCCGCGTGGCCTTCAAGGAGGCGTACGAGCATCTGGAGGAGGCCTCCATCGCAAGTTTCGAGCAGACTCAGCAGAACGTATTCCGCCTAATCGCGCAGTCGAAGTTAATCCGCGATAAACTCCCGCAGCGCGTCGAAAAACTGGTCCACGGGATGCCGAAAACCATCATCCTGGACTACGCCACCGCGCTTGCCGACGACGCGGGCCAGATCCCCGACTCCACCGCGAAGGCGCTGCTGGAGCAGGCCGAGGCGGGCGCGACGATTGTCGTGACGCATGAAGTTGACCAGGTTCCGGACCTGTCTGCGATTTCGGCGGCAGATCCATACGAGGTGGCAATCGAGAAGGATGCCAGCCCGCAGTCCGTAACCAACGCCGTTGCGGTCGCGCTGAGGGAGCTGGCGCGCAAGCCCGGCGAGGCAATGCTGTTCGCAGGCCGCGAGAACTTTGCAGAGGCGCTGATGTACGTTGGCATCCCGGCGGTGATGGTGGACGCGGACTGGCCGCTGATTCGCACGGCGGATTGGGTTGTCGACACGGCGGAGCACGGCGGTGTCGCGGCGGCGCTGGAGATTCTGCGCAAGCGCTTCGAGAAGGGCGACAAGTAG